Below is a genomic region from Rosa chinensis cultivar Old Blush chromosome 5, RchiOBHm-V2, whole genome shotgun sequence.
TTTACCTGACTTGAAGTTAATAGTGGCAAATAAGTAAAAAATAAGCTGCTTTCATAAGTTTGGTCGAGTGAGATTCTACTTTTagcttaaagaaaagaaaaaaaaggatatatttttttatttttactaaaCACATTGCTATCTATTGCTTTTAATTGAAGCTGCTTATAAGATCTTCCAAACACAGCAATAGATTTCATAACTTCACTTGTTGAGCAATCTTTATTAGGTTTAAGGGTCAAGATTGGACCAGGTTTTGAGGTTGACCTGGTTTGGTTTAGAATCGAGCTCGGCCTGTGGAGTGATCAGTCAATGAATCAAGTTGGATTGGACCGAAAAATAGATTCATCTTCATCCACTGGTTCAACTTATCACAGCAATTCAATCTTATACCTAATTTTCCAAAGAAAGAGCCAAACGTTATTTGCAGGGATAGACCTGTCAGCCTTGGATCGAGCCTAACCACTATAGTAAAGCCGCCTAACTAGGTCATCTTTCACTACATTTTTCAGTTGCTTTTCATCAACGGCCTTGATCCTCAGTTTTCTAAAAGCTATAGTAATCCAAAATAGAATCCCACTTCAAGTTTTTCTTCCTAGCAGGTATATATCAACTCAGAACCTATTTTGATTTGGACGttgttaaatttctttatttgtgcTTGTTCTATATATAGTTTGCAGTTCTTAAGTTGTAATTTGTACGGAAGTGCACAATATCGCAACATGTAATTAAGGATTCAAGAACTCTTTCTTTTTGGACAAAATGAAGAAGCTCTGGTATGGATTTTTAGAAATTTAGTAACCTCACTGAGCTACTTTATCGAGCAGATCGAGACCGTCCCCATTTCTTACAGAAAACTAAAAAGTTACAAAATTAATGATTAAATCTAAACAATGAAGGGAATTGATATCGGCAAGCATGACTTGTTAGAAGATTaaattcaaaaaacaaaaccctagcttCTGTCTTTATATTCCACATGATCAAGATCACATCAGGTATATATTTATATCTagccttttattttcttcttgaaataCACACATAGCAATTATACAGAAGCGAGAGGAAGAGAAGGAAACCCTTTTGCACCCGCATATACTACAAATATTACACACAATATTAACTAGAGGAACTGATCGTCCTCGTCTTCGTctttatataatttttctaGTCCCACCCTCTCTTCTGCATAACTTTATtcccctcttcctcttcttcttctagcttCTTAGGCTTGCCTGGCGCATCTGGTGATGTAAGTGCAACCACGACGATAGGGGTTAACCTGCCTTCTGGGTCCACCGCAGTTGTAGTACGACCCACCACGGCGGCGACATGGAATGCCATTCTTCTTGAGAGCACCGTAGCTGATGTACCTGCCTCGACCGCGCAGCGTGCGGCGGCTTGATTCGGAGTCAAGCATCATCTCGTTGTCCACTCCAATGACGTCACCCACGCTGACGTCGACGAGGGATGAGTCGTGGCTGTAGCGGGCAATGCCCCAGCCAGCATCATGGAGCTGGGAGGCCTCGACTGCTACGGCCAGGGCCAATAGGAGCGCGACCAGGCAGAGCTTGAAGTCCATATGGGTGCAAAAGGGTTCACAAACACAAGGGTTTGTATAGAGAGGGGTTTCTAATTTCTTCTCTGCCCTTCCTGTTTGGGGAGGGAAAGAGTTATGGGTAGAAAAGAAAGGGGTGAGAGGGCTTGGTTATATATGAAGCTCTTAATTGGGTTAAAAAAAGGCCAAAAAAAGAAGGGAGAGACTTGGTTTTTGGTGGTTGAGTTATGCGTTTGTGATTAAGCGCAATTTTGGGTGTTCGTTGAAGATCCTATGCCCATGCATTTGTTTAGGACGTAGAGGCTAACAGTGTTTTCAACGGTTTAAGTCCTTAATTTGAATGTAAAAACAGTTTTGTCTCCAATTTTGATGGTTAATGAGAAGTTTGCAGTGGGTTTTTGTTATGGTAGCTAGCAACATTgcacatgtcagtttacgatTTGCCCATATATACCTGTCTTTGAAAGTAACTTACCTGGTAACCTGGGTATGGGTTCAACCCATATCGTCCTTGGTTGCTGTATATATTGCCAATTCCCATGGAATTTCACTTCAAAAGTAGGTTTGATCGACTCTCAATTACTACACACTGAAAATACTAAAGAATGAGCTTAATTCTGATTGTGCTCCTGAAGATACTTTAAACCTTCTGCAACTCTctagaatcacaatcacaattttATCGGTCTtatttacatctttatatttttttaaaataataagcAAAATACCACAAAGAAGCCCAgtatcatttggtctagtggcatagtctcTTCTTCataagtgggaggttgtgagttcgactcacgaaagaACTAGTTGTACGAAAAAATTAAATGGTACACACAGAGTGCATGTCAAAAGCTAAATTAAAATTAATGTACTTATttcttttgacaaaaaaaaaaaaaaaaaaaaaaaactcctaaACCTAATAATCTCGTCATCCCTAAActtatcaaaaaataaaaaataataataatactctcCACCCAATTCAGTGCTGCTGCTGCATCTCTCTCAGTCTCAAATTCTTGTCCAATTATTTCTCAGTCTCTTTGTCTCCCTTGCTTTTAATTAGGACTAAGGTAATTATGaatcttttttatttctaaTTGAAATTTGATAAGCTTTTGAATTtattcgtttttttttcttgttctgttGACAGATTTCCACGCCACtaaattttggtgctttttcttgatgGTGGTATGCTCTCACCACCGATTCCAGGTTCGTAGCTAAGCACCTCTCCAAGTCTAAACACAAACAACCTCTAACTAATTGTGTCCTATCAAGCATTTAATCACAAAAACTAAAGAGACAAAAATGGTTTTCTCATTCCTTAATTTTTCCTATGAGAATGATAATAGCCATGGTGGTGGGCTTATTATTAATCTTTCTAGCGCGGAAGACCTCAATATTCCCATCAGCCTGTCAGGGTAGTCAAATGACTCAAATCGCTTCATATTATAGGCCATTGTGACGGAATTGTTTGTTTAATTAGTTCTAAAGGAGGGCATAGCTAAAAATGAGGTGTTTCTATGGAATCCTGCAATTGATTTAACTTGTTATCCCTTCCTTCCAGGTTGGTCAAAGCTACCGCACAGCCCTCTGGTCGAAGAATTTTCTTACGTAAGGCCAATCTCTCAACCCACAGGAACTATGGGGTTTGGCTATTATGTTGCCAAACCCCATAGTGCCAAAACATACCGTGATCCAGAATATTATGGTGGGCATGTGTGATTGTTTATCCTCCAAAATTAGCAGTAGTATACAGCCTGCAGGGAACTGATTCTTGGACACAAATCAAGATCGACTTCTTCTTTGAAGAGAGAAACTATTTACCTCTGGCCACAAACATTCCAGTTATATTTGAAGAGAAAGTGTTACTGGTTGGGATATGAGCAACAGAAGGAATTCTTGTGTATATATGACGCTAAAGCTTTGAACGCATTGCTAAAGCCATCATTTCCTTGGATATCTGTGATTAGGAATTTCATCGTCTAATGATACCGTATGAGTTATTGGAGTTTGACAATGACGATGATGGCTTCCTTTCACCTTACGGTGTGGAATGAATCTCTTGCTCTTTGCAGCTTGCACTCTGCGGGGTATCAGAATATTAATCAGTACTGTACGTCTGCTGAGCAGGGACGTAGCCAGGAATTGAGTTTGGGTTGGGCTAATTTTAGCTACAAAAGGAAGATATTCTAATTGGTTATATACAGCAACAGAGGAGCTATGGAAACAAACAATTAATGTATTCAAACCTAAAAACTTGATTTCATCAAACAATTTGGATACAAACAATTACGGCCAGATGCGACTATTACGGTCATACAAACAGACTAACCTGATTACTTTTATGGATAACAattatgtattctaacatgcatGCGCATCAACTAGGAATCGTATTCATCAACTAGGATACAAACAGACAATAATTTGTGCATCATACAAACAGActttgattataaatttataaccCAAATGAAACCGTGTAGGAAGCCATGGCTACTAAGGAAATTGAACTTGGATGATACAAACATCAATGCATCATATACAAACAGAATCGATTAAAACCTAAGCGAACAGAAATTCTAATTGACCCTTACTTCAATTAATGTATTCAATTCCTCTAAAAGACTAAGCCCAAGGTATATTCAGGAGCTCTAGAAACAGGAGGCGTCAGGCGTGGCCGCGTGGAGCGGTGGAGGTGGCTCGGTGCTGGGACTAAGCGTCTGAGCCTTAGAGAGTCAGAGGGAGTCGAGGGCTCGCAGCGGCTGCTGTCTGTCTGTGTCGAGACCTAGTCTCTGATGGACTTAGACACttagtataattttttttatttttttttatttgggcgATACCTATAATTAGCCACTTTTAGCTCAAAATCTCCCTTGGGCTACAGCCCAAGTAGCCATCTACGTAGCTACGTCCCTGCTGCTGAGGATGATCGTTATTTATTCTCATATTTTGAAATAATCCACTGTatttccgttttttttttcccagtgACAGGTAAGCATTGTCCAAAATTCCTAGTGACCTCTACCTCATTGTCAAGAGAGTGCGTGACTAGTATAAAACCATATATAGGACTTAAATCTTTCTAATATGAGACTCAAATTAAATAGGTTTCATATACAATACATATGCGAAATGTGGTGTGTTTTATTTTCGGACATTGCGCGTGTACGTgtgtgataaagtaatctggggttcacatccaaaatcagttggcaatggatggagtggcccaaacccttataaacccataggcaaggtcccatttttcccatgtgggatgtatatattctcaacacgcccccgcacgtgtggcgaattttcaagccatacacgtggacaactttgggtgacgtggagcccgtgtggccatgaggcatgcacacgtggataacccgctctgataccatgataaagtaatctggggttcacatccgaAACCAGttgacaatggatggagtggcccaaacccttataaacccataggcaaggtctcatttttcccatgtgggatgtatatattctcaacagtgTGGACGGTGTGGTTTATGCCATAAGTCTACTATAGTGCACATGTAGTGGGTAACGGTTTATAACATATATGCTTGCCCATCTTCCTTTGAAAATTAGGTAGATCGAAGGTGAACCTGTAATGGTTGTCCATATCGATGTGATAAGCAGTCTAAGTAAGGAAGTTATGGTAATTTGTGTTAAAGGGGTTGATCCATTTTATAAGCTACTTACATAACGTACCAAAAAATAGATACTTAATTAGATACTAAACTTCATTCAGGTGTTAATCACCTCTCATATTCTTTTCATCCCTATAGTTGATTCAACGGGTATATGAAGTTCTAAAAAGGGTCTTTCTAAGCAAATATCTAAGCATACCCAACAAATTTTTTACACTTAGCAATTTTTCAATAATACCCATATGTTTAATTAAACTcagcaaagatgaagaattacAAACCCAGCAGTCAAATCACCAATACCATAAGCACAAAAACTCAACAACACATTAGAGTTGATATAATTACTCGGCTATCTCCAATTGGGTATTTCAAAAACCTCAAAACCCCCAATTTTAACaccaaaaaacaagtaaaaagttGCAAATATTAGACAAAAGAGACAACGGAGGGAGGAACATTTTAGTGTTCTTGGGAAGGAAAACATGGAGCAAGAAACTTGGGATTCCAAAAAGGGTTCGCAGAGGGGAAGAATGTAGTGAATGAGTTGTTGATGGTGAATGATTAGGGAGGCACGTTTGGGTTGCCAGATTTGATGAAGGCCGTGACGAAGATTTTGGGAAATAGAGGATTGGGGTCAGCTTACAAAGATGTGATGGGTACTGGGTTGTCTGTGGTGGTGAAGAGGATGAGGGAGATGAATAGATTGGGGAGAGATGGAATTGATGCTGAAATGAAGAGGTAGGTATGGAAGATtaaggcatagtatacccttgCAACTTTCGTTTCCTCGTGCCATATGATTTCCTCCAAAATATTCCTTGCAGTATTCTCCAATCAAAACTTGAAATGCCCAGCTTGAAAAGTAACATATCAGCATTTGGAAGGTAGATATAGGATTGGTCTTCTTCGTTTTAGAACAGAAGAGTTTGTTGGATGAAGTTTTGCTGGGTTTGAAATAAGGGTATTATTGAGAAATTTGCTAGTATAAAAAGTTTGCTGGGTATACTTAGATATttgttgggtacatttagaaagacctttCTAAAAATTGTGTAACTTCATCCAAAAAtatcagagaaaaaaaaaaggtgtagtGCAATAACATTGCACATGTACGTGGGTTTATGAAGTAACATTGCACGAGTAGCTAGGGTTTCCTATTGTCAAAGACTCAAAGTAAGTATGGGCTGAATCAAATCGATCCGGTCTGGGCTTGCCGGTTTAATTAGGTTTGCTTCGCACATAAATTCTTGTGGAAATCAAATTGACCAATTTGATCGATACATTTGAGCCAATTCTAAGCCTCTTATCAAGGACTTTCTTTTCCTGTTTGTACCTACATCTTCTTATATAGATTTATCATTTGCTAATCAAGCTTGTCCCTGTTTACTCGTTTAGTGCTCATTGCTGTTTAGTGTGTTATACCTtttcaaagtttcaaaattttcaaccaaaaccTATACTCATATATCAGGCTAAATTTTGGAACCAAATATAAGCGCAAATGAAGAGGGGAAACACAAGAACTTATCAAATTTTGTAAAATCCTTACATATTGTACCAAAAATAGATTATAAGATACCAACTTCGTGTCAGATTTAGTCGCCTCTTGGTGATCATAGGGTAAACTTAGCAAGAGAACTGATTCAAAATGGGTATTCGAAATGGCGAAAATTATTATTTCATCCAAAACCGTCAAAAATACCATATGTCCATATATAATATGCAGTAGAAGGGAGATAGAGATGATCGACACAATTGGCTTTCATGTCTACTGAAGTAGTGGACTTATTGATCTCCATGACACAAATCTGGAGGAAATATTTCTTATTCTTGTTCTAGCTTCTTCAATCACTGCGGGCGCATCGAGTAATGTAAGTACAACCTCGGCGGTAAGAATTGACCTGATTTCTGTTATTGCAGTCATAGTAGGATTTGCCGCGCTGGCCACACGGTATGTTGTCTTTCTTAAGGGCTTCGTAGCTAATGAAACGGCCTTGCATAAGTTGACGCCGGCCGTCCTCGGAGTCCAGTAACATCTCAGTTTCTTCTCCGATCATGTCACCCACATTGTTGTGGCGCTGTTTGAGACCCCAGGCGGCATCGTGGATCTTTGAGGACTCTACTGCGGCCACCATGGCTAAGGCCACGAGGAGCACAACAAGGCAGGATTTTAGATCCATTTCCAGATTTTTGGGGCGGACAAACAGAAAAGGTTTGTGAATTTCAAGTGGTTGCCAATTGGTCTCTGCCCTTTCTTTCAAGTTTGAGACAAAAGGATAGAGGATATCTCCTCTATTAATAGAGGTCTGTTTACCGTAGctttttggtatttttttttgaCAGTACCCAATTTGCCATGCTAGAACAACTACAAAATCATCACATGAGGGTTAAAGCtgtaaaataccaaaaaaaattgaactttcTAAATTGCCCAtgatagaaaaattaaaaaccatCAAGGAGGGATAATACTGTAAAATACCAACAAAAACTTTGAACTTCATAAATTGCCTGGATAGAGTTACCaaaaaaatacccaaaaaaGGAGGGTCAATACTATAAAATATCAAAACAAAATGGATGAAAATCTAAATATGGAAATATAGGATTGTGCGgtagagaaaagaaaggaaaaaaaaaagattgcacGCAATAGGAGTATATCAAACAAAGATTTATATCAAAATTAACCAAGCCAACTATTTATTACACATTGTATCAAAGACATGTAAATGATAGAAAAAACATTTCGCACACGCGATGTGCGTGCAAGAAGGctgg
It encodes:
- the LOC112167829 gene encoding protein RALF-like 19, with the translated sequence MDFKLCLVALLLALAVAVEASQLHDAGWGIARYSHDSSLVDVSVGDVIGVDNEMMLDSESSRRTLRGRGRYISYGALKKNGIPCRRRGGSYYNCGGPRRQVNPYRRGCTYITRCARQA
- the LOC112202980 gene encoding protein RALF-like 4, which codes for MDLKSCLVVLLVALAMVAAVESSKIHDAAWGLKQRHNNVGDMIGEETEMLLDSEDGRRQLMQGRFISYEALKKDNIPCGQRGKSYYDCNNRNQVNSYRRGCTYITRCARSD